In Clostridium sp. DL-VIII, the following proteins share a genomic window:
- a CDS encoding helix-turn-helix domain-containing protein, with the protein MENEHELKFREDCPMIYTLSIVSGKCKWIILFLLSKYGMLRYGELKNKVQVIAHRTLSQQLKELEDSDIIHREQYNQIPPKVEYSLTDKGKTLIPIMKLMSQWGQENG; encoded by the coding sequence ATGGAAAATGAACACGAACTTAAGTTTAGAGAAGACTGCCCTATGATTTATACTTTGTCAATCGTAAGCGGAAAATGTAAATGGATAATATTGTTTTTGCTATCTAAGTATGGAATGCTACGTTATGGCGAATTAAAAAATAAAGTACAAGTTATAGCTCATAGGACTTTAAGCCAACAACTTAAAGAACTAGAGGATAGCGACATTATTCATAGAGAACAATATAATCAAATTCCACCAAAAGTCGAATATAGTTTAACTGATAAAGGAAAAACACTCATTCCAATAATGAAGCTTATGTCTCAGTGGGGTCAAGAAAACGGCTAA